A part of Neovison vison isolate M4711 chromosome 6, ASM_NN_V1, whole genome shotgun sequence genomic DNA contains:
- the AP1M1 gene encoding AP-1 complex subunit mu-1: MSASAVYVLDLKGKVLICRNYRGDVDMSEVEHFMPILMEKEEEGMLSPILAHGGVRFMWIKHNNLYLVATSKKNACVSLVFSFLYKVVQVFSEYFKELEEESIRDNFVIIYELLDELMDFGYPQTTDSKILQEYITQEGHKLETGAPRPPATVTNAVSWRSEGIKYRKNEVFLDVIESVNLLVSANGNVLRSEIVGSIKMRVFLSGMPELRLGLNDKVLFDNTGRGKSKSVELEDVKFHQCVRLSRFENDRTISFIPPDGEFELMSYRLNTHVKPLIWIESVIEKHSHSRIEYMIKAKSQFKRRSTANNVEIHIPVPNDADSPKFKTTVGSVKWVPENSEIVWSIKSFPGGKEYLMRAHFGLPSVEAEDKEGKPPISVKFEIPYFTTSGIQVRYLKIIEKSGYQALPWVRYITQNGDYQLRTQ, encoded by the exons GTGCTCATCTGCCGGAATTACCGCGGTGACGTGGACATGTCGGAGGTGGAGCACTTCATGCCTATCctgatggagaaggaggaggaagggatgcTGTCGCCCATCCTGGCCCACGGGGGTGTCCGCTTCATGTGGATCAAGCACAACAATCTGTATC TGGTCGCCACGTCGAAGAAGAACGCATGCGTGTCGCTGGTGTTCTCCTTCCTTTATAAGGTGGTTCAG GTGTTCTCTGAGTACttcaaggagctggaggaggagagtATTCGTGATAACTTTGTCATCATCTACGAGCTGCTGGATGAGCTCATGGACTTCGGCTACCCCCAGACCACCGACAGCAAGATCCTGCAGGA ATACATCACTCAGGAAGGCCACAAGCTGGAAACGGGGGCCCCGAGGCCCCCCGCCACCGTCACCAACGCAGTGTCCTGGCGGTCCGAGGGCATCAAGTACCGGAAGAACGAGGTGTTCTTGGACGTCATCGAATCTGTCAACCTCTTG GTCAGTGCCAATGGCAACGTGCTGCGCAGCGAGATCGTTGGCTCCATCAAGATGCGGGTCTTCCTGTCCGGCATGCCCGAGCTGCGCCTGGGCCTCAACGACAAGGTCCTCTTTGACAACACGGGCC GTGGCAAGAGCAAGTCCGTGGAGCTGGAAGACGTGAAATTCCACCAGTGTGTGCGACTCTCACGCTTCGAGAACGACCGCACCATCTCCTTCATCCCTCCAGATGGCGAGTTTGAGCTCATGTCGTACCGCCTCAACACGCAT GTCAAGCCCTTGATATGGATCGAGTCCGTGATTGAGAAGCATTCCCACAGCCGCATCGAGTACATGATCAAG GCCAAGAGCCAGTTTAAGCGGCGGTCAACAGCCAACAATGTGGAGATCCACATCCCCGTGCCCAACGATGCCGACTCCCCCAAGTTCAAGACGACAGTGGGGAGTGTCAAGTGGGTCCCCGAGAATAGCGAGATCGTGTGGTCCATCAAGTCCTTCCCG GGGGGCAAGGAGTACCTGATGCGGGCCCACTTCGGCCTGCCCAGCGTGGAGGCGGAGGACAAGGAGGGCAAGCCCCCGATCAGCGTCAAGTTTGAGATCCCCTACTTCACTACCTCTGGCATCCAG GTGCGCTACCTGAAGATCATCGAGAAGAGCGGCTACCAGGCCCTGCCATGGGTCCGCTACATCACTCAGAACGGAG ATTACCAGCTTCGGACCCAGTGA